A genomic region of Thiohalophilus sp. contains the following coding sequences:
- a CDS encoding protein-L-isoaspartate(D-aspartate) O-methyltransferase, with protein sequence MGDKPQQMLDTIAAEARYTAGMTGRAQFSEGVMRALSAVDRGAFVPPAYREQAYDNGPLPIGNGQTISQPYIVALMTDLLELTPDSVVLEVGTGSGYQAAILAQLARQVYSLERIRELAEAARKRFAKFGYTNIEVRCANGYDGWQDRAPFDGIIVTAAASEIPPALIEQLGPGGRLVIPVGPPYGYQELLQVTRKPSGDIHTRKILGVAFVPLINEQDTDDATRR encoded by the coding sequence ATGGGCGATAAACCGCAACAGATGCTCGACACCATCGCGGCCGAAGCCCGTTACACGGCTGGCATGACCGGGCGTGCGCAGTTCAGCGAGGGCGTGATGCGGGCATTGTCCGCGGTGGATCGTGGCGCGTTTGTTCCACCGGCCTACCGGGAGCAGGCCTATGACAACGGACCGTTACCCATTGGCAACGGCCAGACCATTTCCCAGCCCTATATCGTGGCCTTGATGACGGATTTGCTCGAATTGACGCCCGACAGCGTGGTGCTGGAAGTGGGAACCGGCTCGGGCTATCAGGCGGCAATCCTGGCGCAGCTGGCCCGGCAGGTTTACAGCCTGGAGCGGATCAGGGAACTGGCGGAGGCCGCCCGAAAACGCTTTGCAAAGTTCGGTTATACCAATATCGAGGTACGTTGTGCCAATGGGTATGACGGCTGGCAGGACAGGGCGCCGTTTGACGGGATTATTGTGACCGCGGCGGCCAGTGAGATTCCACCGGCATTGATCGAACAACTCGGGCCGGGCGGGCGGCTGGTGATCCCGGTCGGCCCGCCCTACGGCTATCAGGAATTATTGCAGGTCACGCGCAAACCGTCGGGTGATATCCACACGCGCAAGATTCTCGGCGTTGCCTTTGTTCCTCTGATCAACGAGCAAGACACGGATGACGCCACCAGACGCTGA
- a CDS encoding YbaK/EbsC family protein — protein sequence MAIALTLQTYLAHKGIAYDLLPHRHTDTSVNSANSAHIPPDRLAKSVILEDENGYVMAVIPANRHVRIGRLNQVLNRRMGLATEAELSPLFNDCDPGALPPLGDAYGIATVVDESLEECPEVYLEAGDHEDLIHLKGTAFRRLMRGSQHARIC from the coding sequence ATGGCTATCGCACTTACCCTGCAAACCTATCTGGCCCACAAGGGCATTGCTTACGACCTGTTACCTCACCGCCATACCGATACCAGCGTTAACAGCGCCAACAGTGCGCATATTCCGCCGGATCGGCTGGCCAAGTCGGTGATTCTGGAAGACGAGAACGGGTATGTGATGGCGGTGATTCCCGCCAACCGCCACGTCCGGATCGGGCGTCTCAACCAGGTGTTGAATCGACGCATGGGCCTGGCGACCGAAGCCGAGTTATCCCCGCTGTTCAACGATTGTGATCCCGGCGCGCTGCCCCCCCTGGGTGACGCCTACGGGATTGCCACAGTAGTGGATGAAAGCCTCGAGGAGTGCCCGGAGGTATACCTGGAAGCCGGCGATCACGAGGATCTGATTCACCTGAAGGGAACGGCATTTCGCCGACTCATGCGCGGCTCACAACATGCCCGTATTTGCTAG
- a CDS encoding GNAT family N-acetyltransferase, producing MVTPREPQLRQANSRDLPELNAVIEAAVMGWNLPERVKRLALPSYRYDEHDLDHLDLWVAQIPPALVGVVALEPADRRELPNGQCGLLLHGLYVHPEYQHQGIGRQLLQLAEQQVRERQLDGLLVRAQSGAGEFFAAQGMQTLETRDEGRDYQYRYWKTVTPQAESTMNETPPPTGK from the coding sequence ATGGTGACGCCGCGGGAGCCTCAATTACGCCAGGCTAACAGCCGCGATCTGCCAGAGCTCAATGCCGTCATCGAGGCCGCCGTCATGGGCTGGAATCTCCCCGAACGGGTCAAACGCCTGGCCCTGCCCAGCTATCGTTACGACGAGCACGATCTGGATCATCTTGATTTATGGGTCGCACAAATCCCGCCGGCGCTCGTTGGCGTCGTCGCGCTCGAGCCCGCTGACCGGCGGGAATTGCCCAACGGTCAATGCGGCCTGCTGCTACACGGTCTCTACGTCCATCCCGAGTATCAGCATCAGGGGATCGGCCGCCAGCTGTTGCAGCTTGCCGAACAACAGGTGCGTGAGCGCCAGCTCGATGGTTTGCTGGTCCGCGCCCAGAGCGGCGCCGGAGAGTTTTTCGCAGCTCAGGGCATGCAGACGCTGGAAACCCGGGATGAGGGACGTGACTATCAATATCGCTACTGGAAAACCGTAACGCCGCAAGCAGAGTCCACCATGAATGAAACGCCCCCGCCCACCGGTAAATAA
- a CDS encoding glutathione S-transferase N-terminal domain-containing protein → MKWLIRYFFKGLRALLGPFMLLGDKLTTPRSIKRSAQEQQQVDEQTRKLALYQFRTCPFCIKVRRAAKRLSLDIEKRDALGNPAHRQELLKGGGEIKVPCLRITEDDGQVRWLYESDDIIDYLQQRFA, encoded by the coding sequence ATGAAGTGGTTGATACGTTATTTTTTTAAAGGCCTGCGCGCACTGCTCGGGCCATTTATGCTGCTGGGGGACAAACTCACCACGCCCCGTAGCATCAAACGCTCAGCGCAAGAGCAACAACAGGTTGACGAACAGACCCGCAAGCTGGCGCTTTACCAGTTCCGCACCTGCCCGTTTTGTATCAAGGTCCGCCGGGCCGCCAAACGACTGTCTCTGGATATCGAAAAACGCGATGCCCTGGGTAACCCGGCGCACCGCCAGGAACTGCTCAAAGGCGGCGGTGAAATCAAGGTCCCCTGCCTGCGTATCACCGAGGATGACGGCCAGGTGCGCTGGCTGTATGAATCGGACGATATCATCGACTATCTGCAGCAGCGCTTCGCCTGA
- the hspQ gene encoding heat shock protein HspQ, translating into MTTRARFTIGQVVHHQKFDYRGVIVDVDPIFEGSDEWYEQVARSRPPRDQPWYHVLVDNADQMTYVAERHLEADDSGDPIRHPALENYFSDFNGSNYQSRQALN; encoded by the coding sequence ATGACCACCCGGGCTCGCTTTACCATCGGTCAGGTCGTCCATCACCAGAAGTTCGACTATCGAGGTGTCATCGTGGACGTCGATCCGATCTTTGAGGGCAGTGACGAATGGTATGAACAGGTCGCACGGAGTCGGCCGCCCAGGGACCAGCCCTGGTATCATGTGCTGGTCGATAACGCCGATCAGATGACCTACGTGGCCGAACGACATCTCGAAGCCGACGACAGCGGCGATCCGATTCGCCACCCGGCACTGGAAAATTACTTCAGTGACTTCAACGGCAGCAATTACCAGTCCCGCCAGGCACTCAACTGA
- a CDS encoding site-2 protease family protein, translating to MFGHELSTAQIIAIAILPTLFGIVVHEVAHGWMANRLGDPTAAMLGRLTLNPFKHIDPVGTVLVPLILILTVGFAFGWAKPVPINWDNLRHPRRDSAWVAAAGPGANFLMAIGWGMIGKIASLLPAGLETIAMPLMYMGMFGMFINILLMVLNLIPLPPTDGGRIATSLLPPPLGQALSRVEPFGIPILLVLLLTGLLWRIMTPLIAGTLGLIRQLIGFG from the coding sequence ATGTTTGGTCACGAGCTCAGTACCGCGCAAATCATTGCCATCGCCATTTTGCCGACTCTGTTCGGTATCGTGGTCCATGAAGTGGCGCACGGCTGGATGGCCAACCGGCTCGGCGATCCGACCGCCGCCATGCTGGGCCGACTGACGCTCAACCCCTTCAAGCATATCGATCCGGTCGGCACCGTCCTGGTGCCGCTGATTCTGATCCTGACGGTCGGTTTTGCGTTTGGCTGGGCCAAACCCGTACCGATCAACTGGGACAACCTGCGTCACCCCCGCCGTGACAGCGCCTGGGTGGCGGCCGCCGGCCCCGGTGCCAATTTTCTCATGGCCATCGGCTGGGGCATGATTGGCAAAATCGCCAGTCTGCTACCGGCGGGCCTGGAAACTATCGCAATGCCCTTAATGTACATGGGGATGTTCGGCATGTTCATTAACATTCTATTGATGGTGTTGAATCTGATCCCCCTGCCACCGACTGACGGGGGACGTATTGCCACCAGTCTGTTGCCGCCCCCGCTGGGGCAGGCGCTGAGCCGCGTGGAACCTTTCGGCATCCCCATTCTGCTGGTGTTGCTGCTAACCGGTCTGCTGTGGCGCATTATGACCCCGTTGATCGCCGGCACGCTGGGGCTGATTCGCCAGCTCATCGGCTTCGGTTAA
- the relA gene encoding GTP diphosphokinase codes for MVSVSRKHPEIAADSPVDIDAWLNSLQTNYSPDDLTLIRRAAALSREAHEGQQRASGEPYFMHSLAVAQILTELNLDANSISAAMLHDVVEDTRFTLEDLQGQFGEDVAHLVDGVTKMDIIATLRGEDPQQQKEHLQAENLRKMLLAMAEDVRVVLIKLADRLHNMRTLSALPGEKQRRIARETMDIFAPLANRLGIWQLKWELEDLAFRYLRPADYKQIAEHLAERRNEREHYLTRFVDQLQSELDKAGIQAEVKGRVKHIYGIWKKMQRKQQAFHQIYDVRAVRIYVETIPACYAALGIVHTLWNYLPGEFDDYIATPKENNYRSIHTAVIGPEGKTVEVQIRTWDMHQESEYGVAAHWRYKEGIRSNQAFDEKIAWLRQLLEWKEDIAEAGEFVDQFKSEVFADRVYVFTPRGNIIDLPAGATPLDFAYRIHTEVGHHCRGAKVNGRMVSLTQPLHTGDQVEILSVKKGGPSRDWMNPQLGYLVTSKARQQVQRWFRLQNLDQNIADGRSIVERELKRLGFSDIGYEKLANQMGCKQVDEFLAALGRGDIKPGRIATAAHHLSEPAPQSEAEAPLLRKPRARPATSDIEVHGVGDLLTKFARCCKPVPGDAIVGFITQGQGVSIHRRDCHNVLRAIAEHPERFVEVEWGRRSSGSYPVDIEIQAFDRQGLLRDITTLLANSGIDVTAVNTQSHKQSHTATLTLTAEVPDIDALSTVLARINQLSNVTEVRRKTK; via the coding sequence ATGGTCAGTGTCAGTCGCAAACATCCCGAAATCGCCGCCGACAGCCCGGTGGATATCGATGCCTGGCTGAACAGCCTGCAAACCAACTACAGCCCTGATGATCTGACACTGATTCGTCGCGCCGCCGCCCTGTCCCGCGAGGCCCATGAGGGCCAGCAACGCGCCTCGGGCGAACCCTATTTTATGCACAGCCTGGCGGTGGCGCAGATCCTGACCGAACTCAATCTGGATGCCAACAGCATCAGCGCCGCCATGCTGCACGATGTGGTGGAAGACACCCGGTTTACCCTCGAAGATCTGCAGGGCCAGTTCGGCGAGGATGTCGCACACCTGGTCGACGGCGTCACCAAGATGGACATTATCGCCACCCTGCGCGGCGAGGATCCGCAACAGCAAAAGGAACATCTGCAGGCGGAAAACCTGCGCAAGATGTTGCTGGCCATGGCCGAGGACGTTCGCGTGGTGCTGATCAAACTGGCCGATCGCCTGCATAACATGCGCACCCTCTCCGCCCTGCCTGGCGAAAAACAGCGCCGCATCGCCCGCGAGACCATGGACATCTTCGCGCCGCTGGCCAACCGCCTCGGCATCTGGCAACTCAAGTGGGAACTGGAAGACCTGGCTTTTCGTTATCTGCGGCCGGCCGATTACAAGCAGATCGCCGAACATCTGGCCGAGCGCCGCAATGAACGGGAACACTACCTGACCCGCTTTGTGGATCAGTTGCAGAGTGAACTGGACAAGGCCGGGATTCAGGCCGAGGTCAAGGGCCGGGTCAAGCACATCTACGGCATCTGGAAAAAGATGCAGCGCAAGCAGCAGGCCTTTCACCAGATTTATGATGTGCGTGCGGTACGCATTTATGTGGAGACCATTCCCGCCTGTTATGCCGCACTGGGGATTGTCCATACCCTGTGGAATTATCTACCCGGCGAATTCGACGATTACATCGCCACGCCCAAGGAAAACAACTACCGCTCGATCCACACGGCCGTAATCGGTCCGGAGGGCAAAACCGTGGAAGTCCAGATCCGTACCTGGGATATGCACCAGGAATCGGAGTATGGCGTGGCGGCGCACTGGCGCTACAAGGAAGGCATCCGGAGCAATCAGGCCTTCGATGAGAAAATCGCCTGGCTGCGTCAGTTGCTGGAATGGAAGGAAGACATCGCCGAGGCCGGTGAGTTTGTCGACCAGTTCAAGTCCGAAGTGTTTGCCGATCGGGTGTATGTCTTCACCCCCAGGGGCAACATCATCGATCTGCCCGCCGGCGCTACCCCGCTGGACTTCGCCTATCGGATTCATACCGAAGTGGGCCATCACTGCCGCGGGGCCAAGGTCAACGGTCGCATGGTCTCCCTGACCCAGCCGCTGCATACCGGCGATCAGGTGGAAATACTCAGTGTTAAAAAAGGCGGGCCAAGTCGCGACTGGATGAATCCGCAGCTGGGCTACCTGGTGACCAGCAAGGCACGTCAGCAGGTGCAACGCTGGTTCCGGCTGCAGAATCTCGATCAGAATATTGCCGATGGGCGCAGTATTGTCGAGCGGGAGCTCAAACGGCTCGGATTCAGCGACATCGGTTATGAAAAACTGGCCAACCAGATGGGTTGCAAACAGGTGGATGAGTTTCTCGCCGCGCTGGGGCGGGGAGATATCAAACCCGGACGCATCGCCACCGCGGCCCACCACCTCAGCGAACCGGCACCACAAAGCGAGGCCGAAGCCCCGCTGCTGCGCAAACCCCGCGCGCGTCCCGCCACCTCGGACATCGAAGTCCACGGGGTCGGCGATCTGCTGACCAAGTTCGCCCGCTGCTGCAAACCGGTTCCCGGTGACGCCATTGTCGGCTTCATTACCCAGGGACAGGGCGTCTCCATACACCGACGTGACTGTCACAACGTACTGCGCGCCATCGCCGAACATCCCGAACGCTTCGTCGAAGTGGAATGGGGACGACGCTCCAGTGGCAGCTACCCGGTGGATATCGAAATCCAGGCTTTCGATCGTCAGGGACTGTTGCGCGACATCACCACGTTGCTGGCCAATTCCGGCATCGATGTGACCGCGGTCAACACCCAGTCACACAAACAGAGCCACACCGCCACCTTGACCCTCACCGCCGAAGTCCCCGACATCGACGCCCTGAGCACCGTGCTGGCCCGCATCAACCAGCTCAGCAACGTCACCGAAGTCCGGCGCAAGACAAAATAA
- a CDS encoding adenosylhomocysteinase, with protein sequence MSDITNPALADQGSKRIDWALAEMPVMRDLMQHLAEERPLEGLRLSGCLHITTETANLARTLRAAGADLVLCASNPLSTQDDVAAALVERHGIPVFARRGESTEVYYRHLGAALDHQPHITLDDGADLISELHKNRADLLPQMLGGTEETTTGVIRLRAMAADGALRVPVLAVNDAMTKHLFDNRYGTGQSALDGIIRATNILLAGKTFTVIGYGWCGRGVARRVAGHGANVIVCEVEPLRALEAAMDGYRVMPLLEAARQSDFMLTVTGDKHVIDRAHLEVMKDGCVIANAGHFNVEINLDALQAMSRDKQQPREHVTEYLLQDGRRIRLLAEGRLVNLAAAEGHPSAVMDMSFTNQVLGVIHLAQQQAQLGPGVHSVPQEIDQQVARLKLAAMAIDIDTLTDVQEAYLTSWQEGT encoded by the coding sequence ATGTCGGATATTACCAATCCGGCCCTGGCGGACCAGGGCAGCAAGCGTATCGACTGGGCACTGGCAGAGATGCCGGTAATGCGTGATCTGATGCAGCATCTGGCCGAAGAGCGGCCGCTGGAAGGGTTGCGCCTCAGTGGCTGTCTGCATATTACCACTGAAACCGCCAATCTGGCGCGCACGCTCAGGGCTGCCGGGGCTGATCTGGTGTTGTGTGCCAGTAATCCGCTCAGCACGCAGGATGATGTGGCGGCCGCGCTGGTGGAGCGGCACGGCATTCCGGTGTTTGCACGGCGGGGCGAGTCGACCGAGGTCTATTACCGGCATCTGGGGGCCGCCCTGGATCATCAGCCGCATATCACGCTGGATGACGGGGCCGATCTGATCAGCGAGCTGCATAAAAATCGTGCGGATCTGCTGCCGCAGATGCTGGGCGGTACCGAAGAGACCACCACCGGCGTGATCCGCCTGCGCGCCATGGCGGCCGACGGCGCCCTGCGGGTGCCGGTGCTGGCGGTGAACGATGCCATGACCAAACATCTGTTCGATAACCGTTACGGCACCGGGCAAAGCGCGCTCGACGGGATTATCCGGGCGACCAATATTCTGCTGGCCGGCAAGACCTTCACCGTCATCGGTTATGGCTGGTGCGGACGGGGTGTGGCCCGGCGCGTGGCCGGCCATGGGGCGAACGTCATCGTCTGTGAAGTCGAACCGCTACGGGCTCTGGAGGCGGCCATGGACGGTTACCGGGTGATGCCCTTGCTGGAGGCAGCCCGCCAGTCGGATTTCATGCTGACGGTGACCGGTGACAAGCATGTGATCGATCGCGCGCATCTGGAAGTCATGAAGGATGGCTGCGTCATCGCCAATGCCGGTCATTTCAATGTGGAGATCAACCTGGATGCGTTGCAGGCGATGAGTCGCGACAAACAGCAGCCGCGGGAGCATGTAACAGAGTATCTATTACAGGATGGCCGTCGTATTCGCTTGCTGGCCGAGGGCCGTCTGGTCAACCTGGCGGCGGCGGAAGGTCACCCCTCGGCGGTGATGGACATGAGTTTTACCAATCAGGTGCTGGGTGTGATTCACCTGGCGCAACAACAGGCGCAACTTGGCCCGGGTGTGCATAGTGTACCGCAGGAAATCGATCAACAGGTCGCCCGACTGAAGCTGGCGGCCATGGCGATCGATATCGATACTCTGACCGACGTGCAAGAGGCCTATCTGACCAGCTGGCAGGAAGGAACCTGA
- a CDS encoding PA0069 family radical SAM protein has product MASNSSPYTKGRGAGSNVVSRFVEHKREVVDDGWEPTERTPLRTEIFTDNSRTIISHNNSPDVPFTASINPYKGCEHGCSYCFARPTHTYLDLSAGLDFESKIYCKPGAAQLLQTELFRPRYSPQVIALGANTDAYQPVEREMKITRAILEVLKSHHHPVAIITKSALVERDIDLLTPMAEARLVRVFVSVTTLDRDLGRRLEPRAAAPQRRLETVRRLHQAGIPVGVLMAPIIPVLNDNEIEQLLGECAAAGAESAGYVILRLPHEIKDLFVQWLQEHYPLKAEHVMNRIRDLRGGQAYRSEFGERMRGSGQYADLIAKRFALACKKHSLNRRTRELDCSQFRVPPRSGDQMGLF; this is encoded by the coding sequence ATGGCATCGAACAGCTCCCCATATACCAAAGGCCGCGGCGCCGGCAGCAATGTCGTTTCCCGCTTTGTTGAACACAAACGCGAGGTTGTCGATGATGGCTGGGAACCGACAGAGCGCACGCCGCTGCGTACCGAGATTTTTACCGATAACAGTCGCACGATTATCAGTCATAACAACTCGCCGGATGTCCCGTTCACCGCCTCCATTAACCCTTACAAGGGTTGCGAGCACGGCTGCAGTTACTGTTTCGCCCGTCCGACGCATACCTATCTGGATCTTTCCGCCGGACTGGATTTTGAAAGCAAGATCTATTGCAAACCCGGTGCCGCACAATTACTGCAGACCGAACTGTTCCGACCACGTTATTCGCCGCAGGTGATCGCGCTGGGCGCCAATACCGATGCTTATCAACCGGTTGAACGGGAAATGAAGATCACCCGGGCGATCCTCGAAGTCCTGAAGTCCCATCACCATCCTGTCGCGATCATCACCAAGTCGGCGCTGGTGGAACGGGATATTGATCTGCTGACACCCATGGCCGAGGCCAGACTGGTTCGGGTGTTTGTGTCCGTGACCACACTGGATCGGGATTTGGGGCGGCGACTGGAACCCCGTGCCGCGGCGCCGCAACGTCGCCTGGAGACCGTGCGCCGCTTGCACCAGGCCGGCATCCCGGTCGGGGTGTTGATGGCGCCGATTATCCCGGTGCTTAACGACAACGAAATCGAACAGTTACTGGGCGAGTGTGCCGCGGCCGGCGCCGAATCAGCCGGTTATGTCATTCTGCGTTTACCGCATGAGATCAAAGATCTTTTTGTCCAGTGGTTGCAGGAGCACTATCCCCTCAAGGCCGAACATGTGATGAACCGCATTCGCGATCTGCGCGGCGGGCAGGCGTATCGCAGCGAATTCGGCGAGCGCATGCGCGGCAGCGGGCAGTATGCCGACCTGATCGCGAAACGGTTCGCGCTGGCCTGCAAAAAACACAGCCTGAATCGACGTACACGGGAACTCGATTGCTCACAGTTCCGGGTTCCACCCAGAAGCGGGGATCAGATGGGGTTGTTCTGA
- a CDS encoding GNAT family N-acetyltransferase, which produces MTHGTDIQIVEARPEHISIIHAMIDDLAMHLQLGHERVATEQDLHNALFGPQPQAEVILAYVGEAATGFALFYNNYSTFRGRCGLHLEDLYVRPRWRAHGIGKRLLSYLAWLTLQRGCSRLEWWVLGEDEKAIAFYEALGATAKEEWQIFRLRGEPLQSLADKIQH; this is translated from the coding sequence ATGACTCATGGCACAGACATACAGATTGTAGAGGCCAGGCCGGAGCATATTTCCATTATCCACGCCATGATCGACGATCTGGCGATGCATTTACAACTGGGCCACGAACGGGTGGCAACCGAGCAGGATCTGCATAACGCGCTGTTTGGTCCGCAACCCCAGGCGGAAGTTATCCTGGCGTATGTCGGTGAGGCGGCGACCGGATTTGCCCTGTTTTATAACAATTACTCCACTTTTCGCGGACGCTGTGGCCTGCATCTGGAAGATTTGTATGTGCGGCCGAGGTGGCGCGCGCATGGCATCGGCAAGCGTCTGCTTTCGTATCTGGCCTGGCTGACCTTGCAGCGCGGTTGCAGTCGCCTGGAGTGGTGGGTACTGGGGGAGGATGAAAAAGCGATTGCCTTTTATGAAGCGCTGGGTGCCACTGCCAAGGAGGAATGGCAGATATTCCGTCTGCGTGGCGAACCATTGCAGTCTCTGGCGGATAAAATTCAGCATTGA
- a CDS encoding TerB family tellurite resistance protein — protein MLNTIKKFFEQNLSPEQTEDNEHTLKLATAALLIEMMQQDGKTTEDEIQAVKSALRTKFELSESETRTLFELAREEAKQATDFHQFTRLIHSHFPEEKKIKVVEYLWTIAYADNELDAHEEHLIRKISDLLYVSHKDMLKTKHKVQAAQESDGD, from the coding sequence ATGCTAAATACAATTAAAAAGTTTTTTGAACAAAATCTGTCGCCCGAGCAGACAGAAGATAACGAGCACACATTAAAGCTGGCAACCGCCGCACTGCTGATCGAAATGATGCAGCAGGACGGTAAAACGACCGAAGATGAGATTCAGGCAGTCAAATCCGCGCTACGGACCAAATTCGAACTGAGCGAGTCGGAAACCCGGACCCTGTTTGAACTGGCGCGGGAAGAGGCGAAGCAGGCGACGGACTTTCATCAGTTCACCCGTCTGATTCACAGTCATTTTCCGGAAGAAAAAAAGATCAAGGTGGTGGAATATCTCTGGACGATTGCCTATGCGGATAATGAACTGGATGCCCATGAAGAGCATCTGATCCGTAAAATCTCCGACCTGTTGTATGTCTCGCACAAGGATATGCTGAAGACCAAGCACAAGGTCCAGGCCGCTCAGGAAAGTGACGGCGATTGA
- a CDS encoding MBL fold metallo-hydrolase, which produces MWLITGGLAAVTAATPDGQLVNPEVIDSEWVLPDNVIDTNTLPRFSLKGNNVADKPLPLYQLSDNTYFLFGTISTLNEANRGWNGNAGFIVTEEGVVVIDTLGTPRLGERLISSVRSVTDKPIKYLIITHNHPDHAYGAAAFENLEDVTIIGHPGTRQYNNSSTLEESVAYRRELLPEDMQGFEPPQPAVYVEDERFSKSVIEPGNQRFEIYNTGRHHSYGDLVVYQPEQKILWISDLAFNQRTTYMGDGDSEQILEGHEWLMNNFSDVQLMVPGHGSPQTEPFPMVKKTGDYVRRLRREMREAVEQGVPMLEAVESSQFEDWEDTRLYEENHRANANFLYREMEKAFFE; this is translated from the coding sequence ATGTGGCTGATAACAGGGGGCCTTGCCGCCGTGACGGCCGCGACCCCGGATGGTCAGCTGGTCAATCCGGAAGTGATCGACAGCGAATGGGTACTACCCGATAACGTGATCGACACAAACACATTGCCCCGCTTTTCACTCAAGGGGAATAATGTTGCCGACAAACCGTTGCCGTTGTATCAGTTGAGTGATAACACCTATTTCCTGTTTGGCACCATCTCGACGTTGAATGAAGCTAACCGGGGCTGGAACGGTAATGCCGGTTTCATCGTGACCGAAGAAGGGGTCGTGGTCATCGACACCCTGGGTACACCCCGGCTGGGCGAGCGATTGATCAGCAGCGTGCGCAGCGTGACGGACAAACCCATCAAATATCTCATCATTACCCACAATCATCCCGACCATGCATACGGCGCGGCCGCCTTTGAAAATCTCGAGGATGTCACGATTATCGGTCATCCCGGCACCCGGCAGTACAACAACTCCTCGACTCTGGAAGAGTCGGTGGCCTATCGGCGTGAACTGCTGCCCGAAGATATGCAGGGTTTTGAGCCACCGCAACCGGCTGTGTATGTCGAGGACGAGCGATTTTCAAAAAGTGTGATCGAACCGGGTAATCAGCGCTTTGAGATTTATAATACCGGGCGTCATCATTCCTATGGCGATCTGGTGGTTTACCAGCCGGAGCAAAAGATACTCTGGATTTCCGATCTGGCTTTCAATCAGCGTACGACCTATATGGGGGACGGTGACAGCGAGCAGATCCTGGAAGGCCATGAATGGCTAATGAACAACTTTTCCGATGTTCAGTTGATGGTGCCGGGACATGGTAGCCCGCAAACCGAGCCTTTCCCGATGGTCAAAAAGACCGGTGACTATGTCAGGCGCCTGCGCCGGGAAATGCGCGAGGCCGTGGAACAGGGCGTGCCCATGCTGGAGGCGGTCGAATCCAGCCAGTTTGAGGACTGGGAGGATACCCGGTTGTATGAGGAAAACCATCGTGCCAACGCCAATTTTCTCTACCGTGAAATGGAAAAAGCATTTTTTGAATAA
- a CDS encoding pilin assembly protein: MQIKQLLNEWAGSARHDEPVTRTTLDLPLEEAARLLALQEMYPGRTREQLLLDLLTSALDELEAALPYVPGDKIISEDDYGDPIYEDAGPTPRFLALTRKYREQLQQQANEPLASEAEPAR; the protein is encoded by the coding sequence ATGCAGATAAAACAACTACTCAATGAATGGGCGGGCAGCGCCCGCCATGATGAACCGGTCACCCGCACCACCCTCGACCTGCCCCTGGAAGAAGCCGCACGGCTTCTGGCCCTGCAGGAAATGTATCCGGGCCGTACCCGGGAGCAGCTACTGCTGGATCTGCTGACCAGCGCTCTCGATGAACTGGAAGCGGCTCTGCCCTATGTCCCCGGTGATAAGATCATCAGTGAAGACGATTACGGCGATCCCATCTATGAGGATGCAGGCCCTACCCCCCGCTTTCTGGCGCTGACACGCAAATACCGGGAACAGCTGCAACAACAGGCAAACGAACCGCTCGCAAGCGAAGCCGAACCGGCCCGCTGA